Proteins from one Ornithobacterium rhinotracheale genomic window:
- a CDS encoding mechanosensitive ion channel family protein encodes MEESKEVANQFWKQVKAFFNTELVKIGDKPFTLLTALYMVVAFVILILIAKKLSKFLENKVLSSRVADRGVRSSISAIFKYLFIFLGIIFIFQSAGFDFGSFSYLAGALGVGIGFGLQNIAQNFISGLVILFERPIKVGDRIEVGNIVGDVTSISMRSTKIVTNDNINVIVPNSEFINNKVINWSYNERKVRFRFPIGVSYNENPSRVREIAIEVAKKHKGVLKFPEPELWFDDYGDSSLNFELVVWTSTFIQRPRVLKSELYYAIFEAFSKEGIEIPFPQRDLNLRNGFEHINDFLIKKTPFDEEI; translated from the coding sequence ATGGAAGAATCTAAAGAAGTTGCAAATCAGTTTTGGAAACAAGTCAAAGCTTTCTTCAACACAGAATTAGTAAAAATTGGAGATAAACCATTTACATTGCTCACGGCACTCTATATGGTGGTAGCATTTGTGATTCTGATTTTGATTGCCAAAAAACTTTCAAAGTTTCTAGAAAACAAAGTTTTATCTTCTCGAGTGGCTGATCGTGGCGTGCGAAGCTCGATTTCTGCTATTTTTAAATACTTATTCATCTTTTTAGGTATTATATTTATTTTCCAATCGGCAGGATTTGATTTTGGCTCTTTCAGTTATTTGGCAGGAGCACTGGGCGTGGGTATTGGATTTGGTTTGCAGAACATTGCGCAAAATTTCATTTCCGGTTTAGTCATCTTGTTTGAACGCCCTATTAAAGTGGGCGACCGTATTGAGGTGGGCAACATCGTGGGCGATGTAACTTCTATCTCTATGCGCTCGACCAAAATCGTGACCAATGACAACATCAATGTCATTGTGCCCAATTCTGAATTTATTAATAATAAAGTAATCAACTGGTCTTATAACGAGCGAAAAGTGCGTTTTCGCTTTCCGATTGGGGTCTCATACAACGAAAATCCAAGTCGTGTGCGCGAAATCGCAATTGAAGTAGCCAAAAAACACAAAGGAGTTTTAAAATTCCCTGAACCTGAATTATGGTTTGATGATTATGGCGACAGCTCGCTGAATTTTGAACTCGTGGTATGGACTTCAACATTTATCCAGCGACCAAGAGTACTAAAAAGTGAATTATATTATGCCATTTTTGAAGCCTTTAGCAAAGAGGGAATCGAAATTCCGTTTCCACAACGCGATTTAAACCTAAGAAATGGTTTTGAACATATCAATGATTTTTTAATTAAAAAAACTCCTTTCGATGAAGAAATTTAA